In one Suricata suricatta isolate VVHF042 chromosome 9, meerkat_22Aug2017_6uvM2_HiC, whole genome shotgun sequence genomic region, the following are encoded:
- the LOC115302168 gene encoding putative zinc finger protein 66, with protein sequence MRIHSGEKPFKCNQCGKAYSSSSYLNRHKRIHSGEKPYGCRDCRKTFRDSSLLRQHEEIHSRDKPYKCDQCNKAFTRSSLLRQHEEIHSRDKPYKCDQCNKAFTRRSRLNLHEVLHTGEKPYACNDCGKTFSILPYLKRHKRIHTGEKSVECKLCGKALSSQSYLKTHLRIHTGEKPYKCDQCGKTFQMSCSLTVHKKMHAEERPCACSDCGKAFRDHSCLKEHLRIHTGEKPFACHQCGKTFRVNYFLILHKKIHMRMKQYECKACGKAFSGFLSHRRHMKKHTREKKPFKCSECGQAFRRNVALKIHIRTHTGEKPYECDQCGKTFSVRGNLAVHKRVHTGEKPYKCNVCGYAFSKLISLRRHCENTHAGPNS encoded by the exons ATGAGAATCCACAGTGGagaaaaaccttttaaatgtAACCAATGTGGGAAAGCCTACAGTTCAAGCTCTTATCTTAATCGGCACAAGAGAATTCACTCTGGGGAGAAGCCCTATGGATGTCGAGACTGTAGAAAAACCTTCAGGGATAGTTCACTTCTTAGACAACATGAAGAGATTCATTCAAGGGACAAACCCTACAAGTGTGATCAGTGCAACAAAGCATTCACTAGAAG TTCACTTCTTAGACAACATGAAGAGATTCATTCAAGGGACAAACCCTACAAGTGTGATCAGTGCAACAAAGCATTCACTAGAAGGTCTAGGCTTAACCTACACGAGGTACtacatactggagagaagccctatGCCTGCAATGATTGTGGGAAAACCTTCAGTATCCTCCCTTACCTTAAAAGACATAAGAggatccacactggagagaagtCTGTTGAGTGTAAGCTCTGTGGAAAAGCGCTAAGTAGTCAGTCCTATCTGAAGACGCACCTCAGGATACATAccggagagaaaccttacaaatgtgatCAGTGCGGGAAAACTTTTCAAATGAGCTGCAGTCTCACCGTGCACAAGAAGATGCACGCTGAGGAGAGACCGTGCGCGTGCAGTGACTGTGGGAAGGCCTTCAGAGACCACTCGTGCCTGAAGGAACACCTGAGgattcacactggagagaaacccttcGCGTGTCATCAGTGTGGGAAAACCTTCAGAGTGaattatttcctcattttgcaCAAGAAAATTCACATGAGGATGAAACAATATGAGTGTAAGgcatgtgggaaagccttcagtgGTTTCTTATCTCATAGGAGACATATGAAAAAGCACACCAGGGAAAAGAAACCCTTCAAGTGTAGTGAGTGTGGACAAGCGTTTAGGAGGAATGTAGCCCTGAAAATACACATACgaactcacactggagagaaaccctatgagtGTGATCAGTGTGGGAAAACCTTTAGTGTAAGGGGTAACCTTGCTGTGCATAAGAGAGTACATACTGGTGAAAAACCGTATAAATGCAATGTCTGTGGATACGCTTTCAGCAAGCTCATATCCCTCCGGAGGCATTGTGAGAACACTCATGCTGGACCAAACTCCTAG